One genomic window of Mesorhizobium loti includes the following:
- a CDS encoding DUF736 family protein → MATTIANLTTKADGSMEGVFATLRVNAPITLIPNTNKSREDAPDYRIVNKRTGFEIGAGWHRISQRSGEEYLSVKLEAPEIGVIFGNLAPAPGGEENKKVILWNNPQ, encoded by the coding sequence ATGGCCACCACGATCGCAAACCTCACCACCAAGGCCGACGGCTCGATGGAAGGCGTCTTTGCCACGCTCCGGGTCAACGCTCCGATCACCCTGATCCCGAACACCAACAAGTCGCGCGAGGACGCGCCCGACTACCGGATCGTCAACAAGCGCACGGGCTTCGAGATCGGAGCCGGCTGGCACCGCATCTCCCAGCGTTCGGGCGAGGAATACCTCTCGGTCAAGCTGGAAGCCCCCGAGATCGGCGTCATCTTCGGCAATCTCGCTCCCGCCCCGGGTGGCGAGGAAAACAAGAAGGTCATCCTCTGGAACAACCCCCAGTGA
- the tnpB gene encoding IS66 family insertion sequence element accessory protein TnpB, whose product MFRLGADLTVYLHREPIDFRAGINSLAVLVQEVMELDPFAPAVFAFCNRRRDRMKLLFFDRSGFVLVLKRLTEDKFRWPRRETAVVTLTTEQLHWILDGIDIDAMVRHPVRQYQVAG is encoded by the coding sequence ATGTTCAGACTGGGCGCTGACCTGACAGTCTACCTGCATCGCGAACCGATCGACTTCCGCGCCGGCATCAACAGCCTTGCGGTCCTGGTTCAGGAGGTGATGGAGCTCGACCCGTTTGCGCCTGCGGTCTTTGCCTTTTGCAATCGCCGTCGCGACCGGATGAAACTCTTGTTCTTTGACCGGTCCGGCTTCGTGCTGGTTCTAAAGCGGCTGACCGAGGACAAGTTCCGGTGGCCGCGCCGGGAGACGGCGGTGGTTACGCTGACGACCGAGCAGCTCCATTGGATTCTCGACGGCATCGACATCGACGCAATGGTGCGCCATCCGGTGCGGCAATATCAGGTTGCGGGCTGA
- a CDS encoding ribbon-helix-helix domain-containing protein — translation MNADAQKAAVKSASRRYGEVTHIRFSANELASLKAIAERDGVTVSEVVRRLVRAEAGHLPIASEALRPAIVDMTDQLRRVGVNFNQAVCAMNDGRVAQDEDLEQALIAVGDLVRQFREELKAMTGGSRKAREARP, via the coding sequence ATGAATGCAGACGCCCAGAAAGCAGCGGTGAAGAGCGCGTCACGACGCTACGGCGAGGTGACGCACATCCGGTTTTCGGCTAACGAGTTGGCCAGCCTCAAAGCCATCGCGGAGCGGGACGGCGTCACCGTCAGTGAGGTCGTCCGGCGTCTGGTGCGGGCTGAGGCCGGGCATCTGCCTATCGCGTCAGAGGCGTTGCGGCCGGCGATCGTGGACATGACCGATCAGCTGCGGCGCGTCGGCGTCAATTTCAATCAGGCCGTGTGCGCCATGAACGACGGCCGGGTTGCCCAGGATGAGGATCTTGAGCAGGCGCTGATCGCCGTGGGCGACCTCGTGCGGCAGTTCCGCGAGGAACTGAAGGCGATGACTGGCGGGTCCCGCAAGGCGAGGGAGGCCAGGCCATGA
- a CDS encoding transposase translates to MEDDEQKLLVRRILRNGRRRYDAASKERLVAACLEPGVSVSGLALEHGINANLLRKWIKTTKDAVALPPPAPSAFIPVQVSAAEYSLPMQGNSVERPATRGEERLSKSSPLPAKVSASLPNGVKLTLECGDVDALTAIIGALGHVQTGR, encoded by the coding sequence ATTGAGGACGATGAACAGAAACTGCTGGTGAGGCGAATTTTGCGTAACGGCCGCCGGCGGTACGACGCGGCGTCAAAAGAGCGGCTCGTTGCGGCCTGCCTTGAGCCTGGCGTGTCGGTATCGGGACTTGCGCTTGAACATGGGATCAATGCCAACCTTCTTAGGAAGTGGATAAAGACGACCAAAGACGCCGTTGCTTTGCCGCCACCTGCGCCGTCGGCGTTCATTCCAGTTCAAGTCAGCGCCGCGGAGTACAGCCTGCCTATGCAGGGCAATTCGGTAGAGAGGCCTGCCACGCGTGGTGAAGAGCGGCTGTCGAAGTCGTCGCCACTCCCAGCCAAGGTGAGCGCGTCTTTGCCGAACGGCGTGAAGTTGACGCTGGAATGCGGTGATGTGGATGCATTGACGGCGATCATCGGAGCACTGGGTCATGTTCAGACTGGGCGCTGA
- a CDS encoding IS5 family transposase: MPYKHNADRRHHVGKMKFRVTNWRDYEAGLRRRGSLTLWVTPEALAGWRAPRRKTRGGQARYSDLAIETALTLGCVFAMRLRQTEGLLHSLLDLMGLKVPVPDHTTLSRRAQKWEPSARRNPPLPDGPLHVLVDSTGLKVYGAGQWLEQKHGARSRRNWRKLHLAVDAKSGAIIAQRLTDQDTDDPSQVAPLLDQIDGEIDQFTADGAYDGKPTYQSILQHSATANIVIPPRSTAVESSDAGPPGQRDKHIAAIASDGRLKWQAATGYGKRALSETAIGRYKGLIGRRLRARSLPAQQTEVAIGCIVLNRMLAWARPESIRRQVTQA, encoded by the coding sequence ATGCCGTACAAACACAACGCAGATCGTCGTCATCACGTCGGAAAGATGAAATTCAGGGTGACGAATTGGCGTGACTACGAAGCAGGTCTGCGCCGGCGTGGTAGCCTGACCTTATGGGTAACGCCGGAGGCACTGGCGGGATGGCGCGCTCCGCGACGCAAGACCCGCGGCGGCCAAGCCCGGTATTCCGATCTCGCCATTGAGACAGCGCTGACGCTGGGTTGCGTCTTCGCAATGCGGCTGCGCCAGACCGAGGGATTGCTTCACTCGCTGCTGGATCTCATGGGGCTGAAAGTCCCAGTTCCAGATCATACGACGCTGAGCCGTCGGGCACAGAAGTGGGAGCCATCAGCCCGACGAAACCCGCCGCTGCCGGACGGCCCGCTGCATGTGCTTGTCGATAGCACGGGATTGAAAGTCTACGGCGCCGGGCAATGGCTGGAGCAGAAACATGGCGCCAGATCACGTCGCAACTGGCGCAAGCTGCATCTGGCAGTGGATGCCAAAAGTGGCGCGATCATTGCCCAAAGGCTGACAGATCAGGACACGGATGATCCTTCCCAGGTGGCACCGCTGCTCGATCAGATCGACGGCGAGATCGACCAGTTCACAGCCGACGGAGCCTATGACGGCAAGCCAACCTATCAGTCTATCCTGCAGCACAGCGCAACCGCGAACATCGTCATTCCACCGCGTTCCACGGCGGTGGAAAGCAGTGATGCCGGACCGCCTGGTCAAAGGGACAAGCACATTGCCGCAATCGCAAGCGACGGTCGGCTGAAATGGCAGGCAGCCACCGGCTACGGCAAGCGGGCGCTGAGCGAAACGGCCATCGGACGATACAAGGGGCTGATCGGACGGCGCCTGCGAGCACGCTCTCTTCCGGCTCAACAGACCGAGGTTGCCATCGGTTGCATCGTTCTCAACCGCATGCTGGCATGGGCACGCCCGGAGTCTATCCGGCGTCAAGTCACGCAGGCATAA
- the crcB gene encoding fluoride efflux transporter CrcB: MSFTNCLVVMAGGAIGTLARYLVSFLALPISGQLPWGTIIINITGSLLIGFFGTITLANGRFPVSEPLRLFVMIGVCGGYTTFSSFSLQTLDLIRAGGATRAALNIGLSVALCIGAVAIGHLIASRLNGGAMQIAQINLEEEA, translated from the coding sequence ATGTCTTTTACGAATTGCCTTGTGGTCATGGCCGGGGGTGCGATCGGCACCTTGGCGCGCTATCTGGTGTCATTCCTGGCGCTGCCCATCAGCGGCCAGCTGCCTTGGGGCACCATCATCATCAACATCACCGGCTCGCTGCTGATCGGGTTTTTCGGCACGATTACCTTGGCCAACGGGCGGTTTCCGGTGTCCGAACCGCTGCGCCTGTTCGTGATGATAGGCGTCTGCGGCGGCTACACGACGTTTTCATCGTTCAGCCTGCAGACCCTCGACCTGATCCGCGCCGGCGGCGCGACTCGGGCGGCCTTAAACATCGGCCTGTCGGTGGCGTTGTGCATTGGCGCGGTGGCGATCGGCCACCTGATTGCATCCCGCCTCAATGGCGGCGCCATGCAGATTGCGCAAATCAACCTGGAAGAAGAAGCTTAA
- a CDS encoding relaxase/mobilization nuclease domain-containing protein, producing the protein MFPAEVHPHPQPSPVRKWRAGARGKNSTKAAASVYEQWRPQFSGRERRNAYHLLFSAKAGTDANAVMAAARAVLEERAPGYKFVLAHHKDTKHVHVHAMVQARSADGERLKFYKPDLVAWRETFAEKARENGIAMVATRRMDHAMTRPFTKEHAGAYSRAQSDPRYQVSARTIERVEAKRQRRLDGQSLVVNGDAIAAAWQKTVTTMRTAGVVGQALTAAESIGNDFLRFRRDRAGEGQPGPAAGRGADQSGQKSFLSHPGMRELNALIGDLNMAQTPLEMRRQMARVNQALDNIRETLPPTHQGQFEEYREEVNDKMHDRLARLQFERQQHRRGGGGEEPIPEREARGRDLPTRDDPRQPEQPRTGTEQEKRAKQKDAKKHKTQQAEEQDRKTHRSNGNDYER; encoded by the coding sequence ATATTTCCTGCAGAAGTTCATCCGCACCCACAGCCAAGTCCGGTTCGCAAATGGCGAGCCGGTGCCCGGGGGAAGAATTCGACCAAGGCGGCGGCTTCGGTCTACGAACAATGGCGCCCGCAGTTTTCAGGGCGTGAACGCCGCAATGCCTATCACCTGCTTTTCTCGGCAAAGGCCGGCACCGATGCCAACGCCGTCATGGCCGCGGCGCGCGCCGTGCTCGAGGAGCGTGCGCCAGGATACAAGTTCGTCCTGGCGCATCACAAGGACACCAAGCACGTCCATGTCCATGCAATGGTGCAAGCACGGTCAGCCGACGGCGAACGCCTGAAATTCTACAAGCCAGATCTGGTCGCCTGGCGCGAGACCTTTGCGGAAAAAGCACGCGAGAACGGCATTGCGATGGTGGCGACGCGGCGGATGGATCATGCGATGACGCGGCCATTCACGAAGGAGCATGCCGGAGCCTACAGCCGCGCCCAGAGCGATCCGCGCTATCAGGTCAGCGCCAGGACGATCGAGCGAGTGGAGGCCAAGCGGCAACGCCGTTTGGATGGACAATCCCTTGTCGTGAACGGCGATGCAATCGCTGCCGCATGGCAAAAGACTGTGACGACGATGCGGACCGCCGGCGTGGTCGGTCAGGCTCTCACGGCAGCGGAGTCGATCGGCAACGATTTTCTGCGGTTCCGTCGCGATCGGGCAGGGGAGGGGCAACCAGGTCCTGCCGCGGGTCGCGGAGCTGATCAATCGGGGCAGAAGTCTTTCCTGTCCCATCCCGGTATGAGAGAATTGAATGCACTGATAGGAGATTTGAACATGGCGCAAACCCCCTTGGAAATGCGGCGTCAGATGGCCCGCGTCAATCAGGCTCTGGACAACATACGCGAGACGCTGCCGCCGACGCATCAAGGACAGTTTGAAGAGTATCGCGAAGAGGTCAACGACAAGATGCACGATCGTCTCGCGCGGTTGCAGTTCGAGCGGCAGCAGCACCGTCGTGGTGGTGGCGGTGAGGAACCGATCCCCGAGCGCGAGGCGCGAGGGCGAGACCTTCCAACCCGGGACGATCCTCGCCAGCCGGAGCAGCCGCGCACCGGCACCGAGCAGGAGAAGAGAGCCAAGCAAAAGGACGCCAAAAAGCACAAGACTCAACAGGCTGAAGAGCAGGACCGCAAGACCCATCGCTCGAATGGTAACGATTACGAGCGCTGA
- a CDS encoding ParA family protein, with the protein MIISAAIPKGGTGKSTMLRTLASVALHRGYSVTLIDGDRRQNMNRWFQMLGDAGNRPDSLQLVSAMTPQEILRAAATHNGERSVVLIDTEGTTNDNLMAGLFAADIVVVPVYFALDDVTAAIQITDHYIPLAVESRGRPLPAIFVLTKQTIIDGRARALTELRAIIQANGTPIAEHVLHNRVAYRDLQTGQTLYSFAVPDAKAVAESEGVFDDLLQTFIEATRNAA; encoded by the coding sequence ATGATCATCTCCGCTGCGATCCCAAAGGGCGGCACTGGCAAATCGACGATGCTGCGCACCCTCGCATCCGTCGCGCTGCATAGGGGTTATTCAGTCACTCTTATAGACGGCGATCGGCGGCAGAACATGAACCGCTGGTTCCAGATGCTGGGTGACGCTGGCAATCGTCCTGACAGCCTGCAACTGGTGAGCGCGATGACCCCGCAGGAAATCCTTCGCGCGGCAGCCACTCACAACGGTGAACGCTCCGTCGTCTTGATCGATACGGAAGGCACTACAAATGACAACCTCATGGCCGGGCTCTTCGCGGCCGATATTGTCGTCGTGCCGGTCTATTTTGCCCTCGACGACGTGACCGCCGCCATCCAGATCACCGACCACTACATTCCGCTGGCGGTCGAGAGCCGGGGTAGACCGCTGCCTGCGATATTCGTGCTGACCAAGCAGACCATCATCGATGGTCGGGCCCGAGCCTTGACCGAACTGCGGGCCATCATCCAGGCCAACGGCACGCCGATTGCAGAACACGTCCTGCACAATCGTGTTGCCTACCGCGATCTACAGACCGGACAGACCCTTTACAGCTTCGCGGTGCCCGATGCGAAGGCGGTTGCCGAGAGCGAAGGGGTCTTCGACGACCTTCTGCAAACCTTCATCGAAGCCACAAGGAATGCGGCATGA
- a CDS encoding LysR family transcriptional regulator — MRFKGLDLNLLVVLDALLVERNLSAAARRINLSQPAMSAAVARLRDYFGDELFTTSGRERFLTPRAAALAPAVRDALLHIQCSIISSDPFNPAQSDRRFRIIISDFATLVFFEKVVERVAREAPAVSFELLPIDDGPDELLQRGDIDFLILPDLFTSSAHSSVALFEERLVCVGCPTNKQLPRQITFERYMSMRHVSVRFGRTMKPSIEEWFLLEHGLKRRVEVAVQGFSMIPPMVSGTARIATMPSRLVRHCEKTFPLQIVELPLPLPAFIETLQWPSLHNSDPASIWMREIMMQEASRMGVGARI; from the coding sequence ATGCGTTTCAAAGGGCTTGACCTAAATCTCCTCGTTGTGCTCGACGCGCTGCTGGTGGAGCGCAATCTCTCGGCGGCGGCCCGCCGCATCAACCTCAGCCAGCCGGCCATGAGTGCGGCCGTCGCCCGGCTGCGCGATTATTTCGGCGATGAACTGTTTACGACAAGCGGCCGCGAACGTTTTCTGACCCCGCGTGCGGCAGCACTTGCCCCCGCCGTCCGCGACGCTCTCCTGCACATCCAGTGCTCGATTATTTCCTCGGATCCGTTTAACCCAGCTCAATCCGATCGCCGCTTCAGGATCATTATTTCCGATTTCGCCACGCTCGTGTTTTTTGAGAAAGTCGTTGAGCGTGTTGCACGCGAAGCCCCCGCCGTCAGCTTCGAATTGCTGCCTATCGACGACGGCCCCGATGAGCTTCTCCAGCGCGGTGACATCGATTTTCTAATTCTTCCGGATTTGTTCACGTCGAGCGCGCACTCAAGCGTGGCACTGTTTGAGGAGCGACTCGTGTGCGTAGGCTGTCCCACCAACAAGCAGCTGCCACGGCAGATTACGTTCGAGAGATACATGTCGATGAGGCACGTCTCGGTCAGGTTCGGGCGTACGATGAAGCCCTCCATCGAGGAATGGTTCTTGCTTGAACATGGCCTCAAGAGACGTGTCGAGGTCGCCGTGCAGGGCTTCAGCATGATCCCGCCGATGGTGTCCGGCACGGCCCGTATCGCGACCATGCCCTCCCGGCTGGTCAGGCATTGCGAAAAAACGTTCCCCCTGCAGATCGTCGAACTTCCGCTGCCGCTTCCCGCATTCATCGAGACCCTCCAATGGCCGTCACTCCACAACAGCGATCCGGCAAGCATCTGGATGCGGGAGATCATGATGCAGGAGGCATCTCGGATGGGCGTTGGTGCGCGGATATGA
- a CDS encoding DUF2493 domain-containing protein, with product MTYELPLDDAYEPYHASSPTDRVILELQMYGHRPHQDEPDARPLPDDEVIRAGLAGIVETFAGMLGDTRLEPDLDDLLWSFANVFHRAAERVARSLDRNEEAQRSSQQEQDGSEVKSVELERLTAEGITYIERRNVLEIMRDEAADLYEAQTGSAWRPRTGSKVSHQAMTASVIDSRDFLAARRRAENEVLVPAGTKIAFAGGLDCNDHDRIWDALDKAREKHPDMVLIHGGSPRGAERIAACWAENRKVTQIAFKPDWNRHAKAAPFRRNDQLLSVVPYGLIVFPGSGITENLADKARRLGIPVWRFAEDGA from the coding sequence ATGACCTACGAGCTTCCCCTCGACGACGCCTACGAACCCTACCACGCCTCCTCGCCGACCGATCGCGTCATCCTCGAACTGCAGATGTACGGCCATCGCCCGCATCAGGACGAACCTGATGCTCGGCCACTTCCCGACGACGAGGTGATCCGGGCCGGCCTCGCCGGTATCGTCGAGACCTTCGCCGGCATGCTTGGTGACACCAGGCTCGAACCCGATCTCGATGACCTGCTCTGGTCCTTCGCAAACGTCTTCCACCGTGCCGCCGAGCGCGTCGCCCGCAGTCTCGACCGCAACGAGGAGGCCCAGCGTTCAAGCCAGCAGGAACAGGACGGTTCCGAGGTGAAGTCGGTCGAGCTGGAGCGGCTCACTGCCGAGGGCATCACCTATATCGAGCGCCGCAACGTGCTCGAAATCATGCGCGATGAGGCCGCCGACCTCTACGAGGCACAAACCGGATCGGCATGGCGGCCGCGCACCGGCTCCAAGGTCAGCCACCAGGCGATGACCGCGTCGGTGATCGACAGCCGCGACTTCCTCGCCGCCCGCCGTCGCGCCGAAAACGAGGTGCTCGTTCCGGCCGGCACCAAGATTGCCTTCGCCGGCGGCCTCGACTGCAACGATCACGACCGGATCTGGGACGCGCTCGACAAGGCCCGCGAGAAGCATCCCGACATGGTCCTGATCCACGGTGGCAGCCCGCGCGGCGCCGAACGCATCGCCGCCTGCTGGGCCGAGAACCGGAAGGTCACCCAGATCGCCTTCAAGCCGGATTGGAACCGGCACGCCAAGGCGGCTCCGTTCCGCCGCAACGACCAGCTTCTCTCAGTGGTGCCCTACGGCCTGATCGTCTTTCCCGGCTCCGGCATCACCGAGAACCTTGCCGACAAGGCCCGTCGGCTCGGCATCCCCGTCTGGCGGTTCGCGGAGGACGGCGCGTGA
- a CDS encoding IS66 family transposase: MNRPGEPTVEELMARIAALQAQNRQLAERVAKLEEELALARLHRFAPKSEKHVDRLFNEAEQIADEDDAGSEDGNVVDLPDTGFPSTEKPEGKKRGRKPLPEHLPRERVEYDLADGQKACPCCRHQMHRMGEAVTEQLHIEVKAKVLQNVRFKYACRHCDRTGINTPVVIAPMPAQPLPGSIATASTLAFALVHKYVDGTPLYRLAQAFERAGVPVSRGALGHWVIGSSERHLSRIYDALKLRLRSQPLIHGDETTVQVLKEKDREATSTSFMWAYRSGEDSDEPIVLLDYQPGRGQIYPQAFLGDYRGILMSDGYTAWRTLAGATHLGCMAHSRRRFVDALKTRKKGGGPPEQALKFFEKLYRIESQTRNEKPDKGETRHQCIRRFRQQHSVPIMNALKAWLDDIAPKVLPDSKIGDAVSYTLNQWEYLTRYTEDGRMPIDNNLLERDIRIFATGRKSWLFSDTVDGARASAVVYSLMLTCRACGIEPLAYLRHVLTELPQRADNADITDLLPFNFAKTAAT; this comes from the coding sequence ATGAATCGACCTGGCGAACCGACTGTTGAGGAGTTGATGGCGCGCATTGCTGCGCTGCAGGCGCAGAACCGCCAGCTCGCAGAACGCGTGGCCAAGCTCGAGGAAGAGTTGGCGCTAGCGCGGCTGCATCGTTTTGCGCCGAAGAGCGAAAAGCACGTTGATCGCCTCTTCAATGAAGCCGAACAGATTGCCGATGAAGACGACGCCGGCAGCGAAGATGGCAATGTCGTCGACCTGCCGGACACCGGCTTTCCGTCCACCGAAAAGCCGGAGGGAAAGAAGCGTGGCCGCAAGCCTCTGCCGGAACACCTGCCGCGCGAGCGCGTCGAGTATGACCTTGCCGACGGTCAGAAGGCCTGTCCTTGCTGCCGCCACCAGATGCATCGCATGGGTGAGGCCGTCACCGAGCAGCTCCATATCGAGGTGAAGGCGAAGGTCCTGCAGAATGTGCGGTTCAAGTATGCATGCCGCCATTGCGACCGGACCGGCATCAATACGCCTGTTGTCATTGCCCCGATGCCCGCGCAGCCCTTGCCGGGCAGCATCGCCACGGCCTCGACGCTGGCCTTTGCGCTCGTCCACAAATATGTCGATGGCACGCCGCTCTACCGTCTGGCCCAGGCCTTCGAGCGTGCCGGCGTTCCCGTCAGCCGCGGCGCTCTGGGCCATTGGGTGATCGGATCGAGCGAGAGGCATCTCTCCCGCATCTATGATGCCCTGAAGCTACGGCTTCGGTCACAACCGCTCATCCATGGTGACGAGACGACGGTCCAGGTCCTGAAGGAAAAGGACAGGGAAGCCACCAGCACATCCTTCATGTGGGCGTATCGGAGTGGAGAGGACAGCGACGAACCGATCGTGCTGCTCGACTATCAGCCCGGCCGCGGCCAGATCTATCCGCAGGCCTTCCTCGGTGATTACCGCGGCATCCTGATGAGCGATGGCTATACCGCCTGGCGCACGCTGGCAGGAGCGACCCATCTGGGGTGCATGGCCCATTCCAGACGTCGCTTCGTCGATGCACTGAAGACCAGAAAGAAAGGCGGCGGCCCGCCGGAGCAGGCGCTGAAGTTCTTCGAAAAGCTCTACCGGATTGAAAGCCAGACGCGCAACGAAAAGCCGGACAAGGGCGAAACGCGACATCAATGCATCCGCCGTTTCCGCCAGCAACACAGCGTCCCCATCATGAACGCTCTCAAGGCATGGCTCGACGACATAGCCCCGAAGGTCCTGCCCGACAGCAAGATCGGCGACGCCGTGTCCTACACCCTGAACCAGTGGGAGTACCTGACGCGCTACACCGAAGACGGCAGGATGCCGATCGACAACAACCTGCTTGAGCGCGACATCAGGATTTTTGCCACTGGAAGAAAGAGTTGGCTGTTCAGCGACACTGTGGACGGAGCCAGGGCCAGTGCCGTCGTCTACAGCCTCATGCTGACATGCCGAGCATGCGGCATCGAGCCCTTGGCCTATTTGCGCCACGTCCTCACGGAATTGCCGCAGCGCGCGGACAATGCCGACATCACCGATCTCTTGCCATTCAACTTCGCCAAAACCGCCGCTACTTGA